CAGTCATGTTTCTAAACATCTCGCCATCAATGACATCCTTGTGAAGAACCAACATGGATTCAGGTAACACCTGTCTTGCGAAACCCAACTGACTGAAGCTATTCATGAATGGGCCTCAACAATCAATCAACAACACTAGACTGATGCCTTATTCCTTGATTTCAGCAAGGCGTTCGATAAGGTTGTCCATCGCAAGCTCATCTCCAAACTGGACTTCTATGGTATAAGTGGCCATACTCTGCTCTGGATTCAGAATTTTCTGTCGGGAGGTCTCAGTTGAGTAACCATCAATGGTTCTTCATCTTCAGCTGTTGACGTCTTATCTGGAGTGCCGCAAGGGTCGGTCCTTGGACCTACCCTTTTCCTGGCATACATAAATGACATCTGTGGTGAGATCTCATCACCAATCCGGCTCTTTGCTGATGACTGTGTGGTATACAGATGCATCAGATCAAGATGTGACCAGGAACTCCTCCAAAAAGACCTCTCAACCCTAACAAAATGGGCAGAGACATGGGACATGGCCTTCAACATCAAGAAGTGTGCACACATGACCATCACCCTTTAGCGTAAACCAATGACATGTTCCTACATCATGCATGGACAAGAGGTACCACAGACAAAATCCTACAAATACCTAGGTGTCACAATTACCAATGACCTGAGTTGGGgtgtacacacacagaaaacCCAGGCTAAGGCCTCCAGAACCCTTGCCATCATTCGGAGAACTCTAGGCAAATGTGACAAGAAGGTGAAGGTAGCTGCATACAACCAACTCGTCAGACCTCAGCTTGAGTACGCAACCTGCACCTGGAACCCACACACCCAGAAAGACAGCCAGATTTTAGAAAACATCCATCGCCAAGCAGCCAGGTTCGTGTCCCATGATTACTCAAGAGAATCCAGTGTCACCTCTATGCTCTCTTCTCTCGACTGGGATACACTACAGCATTGTCGCATCCTCCATAAAAGCGAGATGTTGTACAAGATCCACTATGGTTTTGTCAACATAGCCATGCCAGAAGAAATCAGGATAGCACAAAATAACACGAGGAACCACAACCTGTCATACCTCCAACCATTCCCCAGAGTCAACTGCCACCTCTACAGTTTTTACCCCAGAGCCATAAGAATTTGGAACACTCTCCCTGCCAAAGTAGGAACATCAGGTACTTTGATGACCTTTAGGAGTGCAGCCTTCCCTGTCATTAGACACATGGCGCCGCCCCCTACTCTTAAGATGCTGTAATGAGAGGCACACCCGCACCGACCACCTGCACCTGTATATAGATGCACCTGAGCTCACGTCACCACAGGCACATGCTACAACACACCGCACAGCACAACCCTCCAGGACAGCGTCTTTGCTTTTGGGAGAGTACTcattcaaggttcaaggttcaaggGGTGTTCCCTCTCCCACGGtgaaaactttttgcattttgatgttgtgcgacatggtgcaatttgatgcatgtttttgcgcgttttattgactTTAAACAGTCCAACTTGTTTAAGGAAGCAGGGGGATGTCCCCCTTCCACGGtgaaaactttttgcattttgacgtTGTACATGGtgtaatttgatgcatgtttttgagCGTgttgtcgacttgaaacagtcccacttgtttaaggtaggaATATATTCTGATGTCGATTATCATCAAacaatttggctataaaatggtaACATTTAGATAAATTTCCTATATCAATTCTTatattgaatatcatgaacgcgaccgaatccgagcgagcggatcgagcgagggggggggggggggagggtgtgggaagagGATGTTTTCCCTCAGAGGGTgggaactttttgcattttgatgttgtaaatggtgcaatttgacgCATGTTTTCGCTCGTTTTATTGACTttaaacagtcccacttgtttaaggaaGCAGAATATGTTGATGTAAGTTATCATTGAAGAATTATTTGCCTAGAATTgtttcatttaaataaacttcttgtgttaattcttacACTTAATGTCATGAGCgtgaccgagcccgagcgagcgaagcgagcgggggggggaggggttgtgggatggggtgtccccctcctacggtgggtgaggactttttgcattttgatgtagtaaatggtgcaattttatgcatgtttgcgtgttttatcgatttcaaacagtcccacttgtttaaggtagcagaatattttgatgtcgattacaatgaacaatttgcctataaatggcatcatgaaataaaataattgtATTGATTTTTACGACGAATAATTATCATGAACGTTGTCTGTTAAGCagttcaaacagaaaaagcaagcaCACGAGGATGTAGATAAGgggcatttctcctcccacacgaaggtgattttgcattttcagacctgaaattcagcgatttggtgcaaacttttggtgcaatacctacccctcccccaaaaAGACAATAATGGAAATAAATAGGGCTTTTTTAGGAAGGTGTTAAAATCATGGAATTcagctcttattccgagtgtgcatcatctgtgtgcatgtacaaagtctagtaaagtagagcttaggggaagggcgtgggagggggattcccctcccattcgacggagcttttgcgttactagaattgaaataaagcgatctgaagcacaatgttgtggaaaattcggaaattgtcattgcacaaagtctatagaggggaccaagcaatgggagggtggcaagatacgtcCCCAATATTcgagcacgagagattttgacgagttgtggagccgggaaatgtgcaaacgtctcgccgggaaatgttcAAATGCCGagagattgagatttttttttttttttttattgaaattcagcaatctggtcTACACTTTGGATAAGATGTTTTGGACAAACCGCAaaaaaattttcctcatttcgggaattattgagggacaaaatgacatgtttctgcttcctctttttttcccctcaaacttcagggggggggggtgattgtacaggccatcaccatcctccatttcaggggggtggggattcatccccccccccatccccccccccgggatttacgcccatgtctgaagtacagggtctattcaagcgcttaatccttaccaagccgtgctggctatGCGATgatgcgatgaaagggacaaaacacaggatgtaaaccaccagagcaacaacaatgaaggaattataaGATCATGAACacaacatgttcatgattaatgccaactttcaaagtagtagctTTATCCTTTCACAAGTTATTACACTTGAAATTGAAGaatgtgcaaaggattttaagaaatgaaaaggggcctctaagacatacctgatcattctactctcccgtCAAAagtgttgtag
Above is a window of Diadema setosum chromosome 4, eeDiaSeto1, whole genome shotgun sequence DNA encoding:
- the LOC140227742 gene encoding uncharacterized protein — encoded protein: MHGQEVPQTKSYKYLGVTITNDLSWGVHTQKTQAKASRTLAIIRRTLGKCDKKVKVAAYNQLVRPQLEYATCTWNPHTQKDSQILENIHRQAARFVSHDYSRESSVTSMLSSLDWDTLQHCRILHKSEMLYKIHYGFVNIAMPEEIRIAQNNTRNHNLSYLQPFPRVNCHLYSFYPRAIRIWNTLPAKVGTSGTLMTFRSAAFPVIRHMAPPPTLKML